The Lujinxingia litoralis genome has a window encoding:
- a CDS encoding acyl-CoA dehydrogenase: MSEYLFDRRDVEFNLFDVLGVEELTKLSRYQDYSRELFEMVLGEAEKFAVGKLAPANAEADEVGSRLIDGNVVLPDNYTQLFKDFRDGGWFAPVHNPEYGGQGLPQSVGMAAIEAFVGSHPSFMFISGLTVSAGHLIEVHGTERDVELYLEKMYTGQWGGTMCLTEPQAGSALGDLTTTATPVDGEDYYDIVGNKIFISAGDQNLTENIVHLVLARVPGDPEGSRGISLFIVPKIRVNADGSLAEPNDVAITGIEEKMGIHASPTCSISFGDHGECRGWLVGERCRGLQYMFLMMNEARLVTGLQGVAIGNAAYQSALVYAKERSQGPKVTDRSEAPKSVAIIEHPDVRRNLMTMKAYGEALRALLLNTAFMSDFALYSEDEAEKTKAQDMLDLLTPICKAFCSDMGFKMTELAMQVFGGYGYIKEYGVEQKMRDVKIASIYEGTNGIQALDLLGRKMRMKSGGLFLTWLQDTNEFLGSLSEDETFGEMAKQVDAAKNALGEAAFGFTASGKKDPEYPLLHATPYLRMFGLVESARLLLKQATVAQSKLSAIWDEKGVSADDAEARQALIEQNDDARFYENKVKTAQFFIYQILPEARAILKSIQSGDRSALEVAF, from the coding sequence ATGAGCGAGTACCTTTTTGATCGACGCGACGTGGAGTTTAACCTCTTTGACGTCCTGGGCGTTGAAGAACTGACCAAACTTTCGCGTTATCAGGACTACAGCCGCGAGCTCTTTGAGATGGTGCTCGGCGAGGCCGAGAAGTTCGCCGTGGGCAAACTCGCGCCGGCCAATGCCGAGGCCGATGAGGTGGGGAGCCGGCTTATCGACGGCAACGTGGTGCTGCCCGACAACTACACCCAGCTCTTCAAAGACTTCCGCGATGGCGGCTGGTTTGCGCCGGTGCACAACCCGGAGTACGGCGGCCAGGGGCTTCCGCAGTCGGTGGGGATGGCAGCGATTGAGGCCTTCGTGGGCTCGCACCCCTCCTTCATGTTCATTTCCGGGCTGACGGTCTCGGCCGGCCACCTGATCGAGGTGCACGGCACCGAGCGCGACGTCGAACTCTACCTGGAGAAGATGTACACCGGTCAGTGGGGCGGGACGATGTGCCTGACCGAGCCGCAGGCCGGTTCGGCGCTGGGCGATCTGACCACCACGGCCACGCCGGTGGATGGCGAGGATTACTACGACATTGTCGGCAACAAGATCTTCATCTCGGCCGGCGATCAGAACCTCACCGAGAACATCGTCCACCTGGTGCTGGCGCGGGTGCCCGGCGATCCGGAAGGGTCTCGGGGCATCAGCCTGTTCATCGTGCCGAAGATTCGCGTCAACGCTGACGGCTCGCTGGCCGAGCCCAACGACGTGGCCATCACCGGCATCGAAGAGAAGATGGGCATTCACGCCTCGCCGACCTGCTCGATCTCCTTTGGCGATCATGGCGAGTGCCGCGGTTGGCTGGTGGGTGAGCGCTGCCGCGGGCTGCAGTACATGTTCCTGATGATGAACGAAGCCCGTCTGGTGACCGGCCTTCAGGGCGTGGCCATCGGAAACGCCGCCTACCAGAGCGCGCTGGTCTACGCCAAGGAGCGCAGCCAGGGTCCCAAGGTCACCGATCGCAGCGAAGCTCCCAAGAGCGTGGCGATCATCGAGCACCCCGATGTGCGCCGCAACCTCATGACCATGAAGGCGTATGGCGAGGCGCTGCGCGCGCTCCTGCTGAACACCGCGTTCATGAGCGACTTCGCCCTCTACAGCGAAGATGAAGCCGAGAAGACCAAAGCGCAGGACATGCTCGACCTGCTCACGCCGATCTGCAAAGCCTTCTGCTCGGATATGGGCTTTAAGATGACCGAGCTCGCCATGCAGGTCTTCGGCGGCTACGGCTACATCAAGGAGTACGGCGTCGAGCAGAAGATGCGCGACGTGAAGATCGCCTCGATTTACGAGGGGACCAACGGCATTCAGGCGCTCGACCTCCTGGGTCGTAAGATGCGCATGAAGAGCGGTGGGCTCTTTTTGACCTGGCTGCAGGACACCAATGAGTTCCTGGGCAGCCTGAGCGAGGATGAGACCTTTGGTGAGATGGCCAAGCAGGTCGACGCGGCCAAGAACGCGCTTGGCGAAGCGGCGTTTGGCTTTACCGCCAGCGGCAAGAAGGATCCGGAGTACCCGCTGCTGCACGCCACGCCTTACCTGCGCATGTTCGGGCTGGTGGAGTCGGCGCGTCTGCTGCTGAAGCAGGCCACGGTGGCGCAGAGCAAGCTCAGCGCGATCTGGGACGAGAAGGGCGTGAGCGCCGATGATGCCGAAGCCCGCCAGGCGCTTATCGAGCAGAATGACGACGCGCGCTTCTATGAGAACAAGGTCAAGACCGCGCAGTTCTTCATCTACCAGATTCTTCCGGAGGCCCGTGCCATCCTGAAGAGCATCCAGTCTGGCGATCGCAGCGCGCTTGAGGTGGCGTTCTGA